Proteins encoded by one window of Silvibacterium dinghuense:
- a CDS encoding ABC transporter ATP-binding protein: protein MRGGGLGGGLASKAERTTSRRGTIRAAAGEQPKAKPDLRKAFPKVWELVRPRRWLLLFGLVLVAVNRVAGLILPISTKYLIDGVLNPKSPHPGRLLPLVGAIFAATAIQAATSFSLTQLLSKAAQRMIADLRKQVQQHIGRLSVSFYDSNRTGVLVSRIMTDVEGVRNLIGTGLVEFVGGMLTALMVFTYLLISNARMTLIVFAVIAAFVLVLQRAFKTIRPIFRERGKINAEVTGRLTESLGGVRVIKGYHAEEREATVFAGGVQRLLDNVMRSLTATSTMSFAATTVLGIVGGLVMLIGGHGVLTHRMTVGGYFQFTALLAFMIAPVFQIVNIGTQLTEALAGLDRTMEILAEKDEFSDPERVHALGPIEGNVTFDDVRFAYETDKPVLHGISFEAKPGTMTALVGSSGSGKSTIISLVCAFHKPDSGRVLIDGIDLATVRLDDYRAQLGVVLQESFLFDGTIRENVVFSYPDATEEQFLNACRIARVDEFAERFPEGYDTIVGERGVKLSGGQRQRLSIARAILANPRILILDEATSSLDSESEAMIQAGLAFLMEGRTTFTIAHRLSTIRKADQILVIEQGQIVERGTHASLYELGGRYYDLYTRQHGLETNLFLAPGEGDVVEEAK from the coding sequence ATGCGCGGAGGCGGACTGGGCGGAGGATTGGCGTCGAAGGCAGAGAGAACGACGTCACGGCGGGGAACGATCCGCGCCGCTGCAGGCGAGCAGCCGAAGGCGAAGCCGGACCTGCGCAAGGCGTTTCCCAAGGTCTGGGAGCTGGTTCGCCCGCGGCGCTGGCTGCTGCTCTTCGGTCTGGTGCTGGTCGCGGTGAACCGCGTGGCGGGCCTGATTCTGCCCATCTCAACCAAGTACCTGATCGATGGTGTGCTGAATCCGAAGAGCCCGCATCCGGGGCGGCTGCTGCCGCTGGTGGGAGCCATCTTTGCGGCAACGGCGATTCAGGCCGCAACCTCATTCTCTCTGACGCAACTCTTGTCGAAGGCGGCGCAGCGGATGATCGCCGACCTGCGCAAGCAGGTGCAGCAGCACATCGGGCGGCTGTCGGTGAGCTTCTACGACAGCAACCGTACCGGCGTGCTGGTCTCGCGGATCATGACCGACGTCGAAGGCGTGCGCAACCTCATCGGCACGGGGCTGGTGGAGTTCGTCGGCGGCATGCTGACGGCATTGATGGTTTTCACCTACCTGCTCATCAGCAACGCGCGCATGACGCTGATCGTCTTCGCGGTGATTGCAGCCTTCGTGCTGGTGCTGCAGCGGGCTTTTAAGACGATCCGGCCGATCTTCCGTGAGCGCGGCAAAATCAACGCCGAAGTGACAGGCCGCCTGACCGAGTCGCTGGGTGGCGTACGGGTCATCAAGGGCTACCATGCCGAGGAGCGTGAGGCGACGGTCTTTGCCGGCGGCGTGCAGCGCCTACTCGACAACGTGATGCGCTCGCTGACAGCGACCAGCACGATGTCCTTTGCAGCGACAACGGTGCTGGGTATCGTGGGCGGGCTGGTGATGCTCATTGGTGGGCATGGAGTGCTCACCCATCGCATGACGGTGGGCGGTTACTTCCAGTTCACGGCGCTGCTGGCCTTTATGATTGCGCCGGTCTTCCAGATCGTGAATATCGGCACGCAGCTCACCGAAGCGCTGGCGGGTCTCGATCGCACGATGGAGATTCTGGCAGAAAAGGACGAGTTCAGCGACCCTGAGCGTGTGCATGCGCTGGGACCGATCGAGGGCAACGTGACCTTCGACGACGTGCGCTTTGCCTACGAGACGGACAAGCCGGTGCTGCATGGGATCTCATTCGAAGCCAAGCCGGGGACGATGACCGCGCTGGTCGGTTCATCGGGTTCGGGTAAATCAACGATCATCAGTTTGGTATGCGCCTTCCATAAACCTGACTCCGGCCGCGTGCTGATCGATGGCATCGATCTGGCGACTGTGCGTCTGGACGACTATCGCGCGCAATTGGGTGTGGTGCTGCAGGAGTCCTTTCTCTTCGACGGCACTATTCGCGAGAATGTGGTCTTCTCTTATCCCGATGCGACCGAAGAGCAGTTTCTGAACGCGTGCAGGATCGCAAGGGTAGACGAGTTCGCCGAGCGCTTTCCGGAAGGCTATGACACCATCGTCGGCGAGCGCGGCGTAAAGCTCTCAGGCGGCCAGCGGCAGCGGCTGTCGATTGCGCGGGCAATCCTCGCCAATCCGCGCATCCTGATCCTCGACGAGGCAACTTCGTCGCTCGATTCGGAGTCGGAGGCGATGATTCAGGCAGGCCTCGCCTTTCTCATGGAAGGCCGCACCACCTTCACCATCGCGCATCGCCTCTCCACCATTCGCAAAGCCGACCAGATCCTGGTCATCGAACAGGGGCAGATCGTCGAGCGGGGGACGCACGCAAGCCTCTACGAGCTTGGCGGGCGCTATTACGACCTCTACACGCGGCAGCATGGTTTGGAGACAAATCTCTTTCTCGCGCCCGGCGAGGGCGACGTAGTGGAAGAAGCGAAGTAG
- a CDS encoding response regulator: MLNVLLIDDSMVIRKMLRRVLGECNLGVNEIHEAGDGSAALKVLEANTVQLILCDVNMPVMNGMEFLEEKQKNSAWKDIPVLMVTTEGGMENVMKAVQLGAKGYIHKPFTTDEVKQKLLQCLGAGVA, encoded by the coding sequence GTGCTGAATGTATTGTTGATCGACGATTCGATGGTCATCCGCAAGATGCTGCGGCGGGTGCTGGGGGAATGCAACCTTGGTGTCAACGAAATTCACGAAGCCGGAGATGGCAGCGCGGCGCTGAAGGTGCTCGAGGCGAATACGGTGCAGCTCATCCTCTGCGACGTGAACATGCCGGTCATGAACGGGATGGAGTTCCTCGAAGAAAAGCAGAAAAACAGCGCGTGGAAGGATATTCCGGTGCTTATGGTGACCACGGAAGGCGGCATGGAGAACGTGATGAAGGCCGTGCAGCTGGGCGCCAAGGGCTATATCCACAAGCCATTCACCACGGATGAAGTGAAGCAGAAGCTGTTGCAGTGTCTTGGCGCGGGCGTGGCCTGA
- a CDS encoding chemotaxis protein CheX, translating to MAEEKLDLARAGELACEAIRKAVPHAFATMAGVDAVLDVEADGQPVEQDLRCVAGVIGWVGSLSGTGMLECTPEFACTLANLMLGTEEKTLTPEALDAVAEMTNIIFGCMKTDLEPLVGPMALSVPTIISGTDVQMRTSGERIAVFRIGVDASRLRVRLYLNQMEERRGALGQYWTLSCEPAK from the coding sequence ATGGCGGAAGAGAAACTCGATCTCGCCAGGGCTGGAGAATTGGCCTGCGAGGCAATCCGCAAGGCGGTGCCGCATGCCTTTGCGACGATGGCCGGCGTGGACGCGGTTCTGGATGTGGAGGCCGATGGGCAGCCTGTGGAACAGGATCTGCGCTGTGTAGCCGGGGTGATCGGCTGGGTGGGAAGCCTGAGCGGGACAGGGATGCTCGAGTGCACGCCTGAGTTTGCCTGTACGCTGGCCAACCTGATGCTGGGCACCGAAGAGAAGACGCTGACCCCGGAGGCGCTGGACGCAGTCGCGGAGATGACGAACATCATCTTCGGCTGCATGAAGACCGATCTCGAACCACTGGTGGGGCCGATGGCGCTGAGCGTGCCGACGATTATCAGCGGTACCGATGTGCAGATGCGCACCTCGGGCGAGAGGATTGCGGTCTTCCGTATCGGCGTCGACGCGAGCCGTTTGCGGGTGCGCCTCTACCTGAACCAGATGGAGGAGCGGCGCGGCGCACTGGGCCAGTACTGGACCCTCTCCTGCGAGCCTGCGAAATAA